The segment CCGCGTTCGCCTCGGTCAGCATGACCCGGAACCGCTCGAGATCGGCCATCCGCTCCGGCCAGGCCCCGGTCAGACGTTGAAACTCGTCGGCGGTCATCAGGCCGCGACCGCCGTCCGTTTCACATGCGACAGCAGGGCCGTCAGCGCGCCCGGGGTGACCCCCTCGATCCGACCGGCCTGCCCCAGGGTCCGGGGCTGGACCATCGACAGCTTCTCGCGCACCTCATTCGACAGACCGCCGATCGCCGCATAGTCCAGGTTGGCCGGCAGGGTCAGCGCCTCCTCCCGACGCAGGGCCTCGGCATCGGCCGTCTGGCGATCCAGATATCCGGCATAGCCCGCATCGATCTCGACCTGTTCACGGATGGCCGCCGGCCAGGACTGGATCACCGGATAGGCGACTTCGAACTGCGTCAGGCTCACACCCGGATAGGCCAGCAGATCGCGCATCGAGCGGCGCTGGCCGTCGGCATTGACCGCGATTCCCAGACCCTGGGCCTCGTTCGGCGTGAACCGGGTATCCCGAACCATGGTGGTGGCAACCGCAAGCGCGGCGGCCTTGGTCTCGAAGGCCGACCGGCGCACGCCCGACACGATCCCGGCCGTGATGCCGACCGGCGTTAACCGTTGATCCGCATTGTCGGCGCGCAGCGTCAACCTGTATTCGGCCCGGCTGGTGAACATCCGGTAGGGCTCGGTCACACCCCGTGTGACCAGATCGTCGATCATCACGCCGATATAGGCCTGGTCCCGCGCCAGAACGATTTCGGCCGATCCAGCCGCCGCTCGCGCTGCGTTCAGACCCGCGATCAACCCTTGAGCGCCGGCTTCCTCATACCCGGTTGTACCATTGATCTGACCGGCCAGAAACAGGCCCGGCCGACGCTTCACCTCCAGCGCCGGGGTCAGCTCGCGCGGATCGACATAATCATATTCGATCGCATAGCCGAACCGCAACACGTCGACGGTTTCAAGTCCGGGCATCGTCTTCAGGAAGGCCATCTGGGTCTCGGGCGAGACCGACGTCGAAATGCCGTTCGGATAGACCGTCGGATCGTCCAGTCCCTCGGGCTCAAGAAAGACCTGATGCGAGGTCTTGTCGGCGAACCGCACCACCTTGTCCTCGATCGACGGACAATAGCGCGGACCCCGTCCGGTCAGATGACCGCCATAGACAGCGCTCTCACCCAGGTTGGCGGCGATGATGGCGTGTGTGTCTTCGGTCGTCTGGGTGATGCCGCAGGCGATCTGGGGCACCGTGATCCGATCGGTCAGGAAGCTGAAGGGGACCGGCTCCGCATCGGCCGCCTGCATCTCCAGCCTGTCCCAGCCGATGGTGCGGCCGTCCAGACGAGCGGGCGTGCCGGTCTTCAATCGACCCATCTTCAGGCCGGCACCATAAAGATCCCGGGCGAGGCCGGTCGAGGGGGCCTCGCCATGTCGGCCGGCAGGCGTTCGGACATCGCCCTGATGGATGACCCCGTTCAGGAAGGTGCCTGTCGTCAGAACGACGGCCCCGGCCCGCAGCGCCACAGCCTCGCCCGTCGTCACGCCCACCACGCGGTCACTGTCCAGAATCAGGGCCTCGGCCGTCCCGGCCATCAGGGTCAGATTCGGCGTCGATGCGAGTTCGGCCTGCATGGCCTCGCGGTACAGACGGCGGTCGATCTGGCTTCGAGGTCCGCGCACAGCCGCACCTTTCGACCGGTTCAGCATGCGGAACTGAATGCCGGACACATCGGCCAGCCGTCCCATCAGACCGTCGAGCGCATCGATCTCGCGTACCAGATGGCCCTTGCCCAGGCCGCCGATGGCCGGGTTGCAGCTCATCTCACCGATGGTTTCCAGCGTCTGGGTCAACAACAGGGTGCGCGCGCCGGTCCGGGCGGAGGCGGCCGCGGCCTCGCAGCCGGCATGGCCGCCGCCGATCACGATGACATCGAAGGCAGTGGGGGAGCTCATGAGCGGGGACATAGGCGAAACCACAGCCGAACGCCACTCACCCCACTGTTTCACGTGAAACAGAGAGGGCGGCCAGGCCGGGCTATTTGCCGATACAGAAGGTGGAGAAAACCTCTCCGAGGATGTCCTCGACCCCGATCTCGCCCGTGACCCGGCCCAGAGCCTCCGCTGCCCGGCGAAGATCGTCTCCGGCCAGCTCCGGGGCATCGAGCAGCCGCATGCGCCCGGCCTCGATCGCCGCCAGCGACTCCGTCAGCCGTCGGCGATGCCGTTCGCGGGTCACGGCCGGGAAATCCGAGCCCGACAGATCCCGCTCAAGCCGGGCCTGAATAGCGTCGCGGAGACGGCCAAGTCCCGCCCCCGTGGTAGCGCTGACGGCAAACCCCGGGCGGGAGAGATCGGCCGTCGGCAGATCGGCCTTGGTCCAGACAACGAGGTCCTCGCTCCGAACGAAGGTCGCCGCGTCGCCCTCCGGGTCGCCGGGCCCTCGCACCCAGAGGCGAAGGTCTGCGGCCTGTGCCCGGGCGCGCGCACGACGGACGCCCTCGGCCTCGACCAGATCGTCGCTGTCGCGAAGACCGGCGGTGTCCGACAGGGTCACGGCATAGCCGCCGATGACGATGTCGGCATCCAGCACATCCCGCGTCGTTCCGGCGATCGGCGTGACGATGGCGGCCTCGCGCGCGACCAGGGCGTTGAACAGAGCCGACTTCCCGGCATTGGTCTCGCCGATCAGGACGATGCGATAGCCCTCTCGCACCCGTCGCCCCCGATCGGCATCGGCCAGGGCTGCCGTCAGATCTTCGATCAGACTGTCCAGCACCGGCCCGGCGGTTCGCGCCAGTTGGTCGGGCACATCATCGTCGGGAAAGTCGATCTCGGCCTCGACAAGAGCCAGGGCCTTCAACAGATCGCGCCGGAACCCGGCATAGGCCTGCGACAGCGCGCCTTCGAGCTGACCCAGGGCCTGGGCCGCCTGGGCCGTCGTTTCGGCGTCGATAAGATCGGCAACCGCTTCGGCCTGGGCCAGGTCCATCCGCCCGTTCTCGAAAGCGCGGCGCGTGAACTCGCCGGGATCGGCGGGGCGCACGCCCAGAGCGATCAGGGCTCTGCTCGCCGCCTCGACCACGGCGCGGCCGCCGTGGAGATGCAGTTCGGCGCAGTGCTCTCCGGTGTAGCTGTTCGGCGCGGGGAAGCGCAGCACCAGCGCCTTGTCGATAACCTCTGCGCCATGCCGAAGTGTTCGCAGCGATGCGACCCGAGCCGGCACGGGTCCCACCCCAAGGCCTGCCAGCGCCGCATCAGTACCGGGTCCGGCGAGGCGCAGGATGGCGATCGCTCCCCGGCCGGGCGGGGTCGCCAGGGCGAAGATGGTGTCGGTCAACGTCGAATCAGGCCTTCGGCACCTGGGTGACGACCGACATCATCTGGCGGAACTGATCCTGGGCCTGCAGTCCGAAGCTGGTCCAGGTCTTCATCAGCTCTTCCGGCTGCATGGCGGTGAGGTTTGCATCCATCCGGGTCTTCATCTCGCTGACCAGCTGGTCGTTCAGAACCGTGACATCCGGCAGGCCCAGAAAGGCACGGGCTTCTTCCGGTGTGCACTCGGCCTCGATCTTGACTTTCATTCTGACGCTCCAACCTCTCGGAGGCCCGTCATAGGCCGAACCGCCCGATCAAAGGAACCCTCCCATGCGTGCCATTCGTCTCTCCCGTGCCGGAGGACCGGAGGTTCTGGAGCTTCAGGAGGTCGAGACCCCTGTACCAGGCCCGGGTCAGATCCTGATCCGGCACGAAGCGATCGGACTGAACTTCATCGATATCTATCACCGGACCGGCCTCTATCCCCTGTCCTTTCCCACCGGTCTCGGTCTGGAGGGCGCAGGGATCGTCGAGGCGATCGGCGATGGCGTGACCCGATTCAGCGTCGGCGACCGCGCCGCCTACGGAACAGGACCGATCGGAGCCTATGCCGAAGCTCACGTCGTCGATGCGGGCCGCGCCGTCCGGTTTCCCGCCGACGTACCCCTGAAGACGGCGGCGGCAGTCATGCTGAAGGGTATGACCTCCGAGTGCCTGGCCAGGCGCGTGTTTCACGTGAAACAGGGAGACGCCGTTCTCGTCCATGCGGCGGCCGGCGGAGTGGGGTTGATCCTGTGTCAGTGGCTCCACTCGCTGGGAGCCACCGTCATCGGCACGGTCGGCGACGAGTCCAAGGCCAACATCGCACGCGCCCACGGCTGCGACCATGTGATCCTCTACAAGACCGACGACATCGCCGGGCGGGTCAGGGCCCTCACCGACGGCCTGGGCTGCGCGGTCGTCTACGATTCAGTGGGCCGGGATACGCTGGAATCCTCTCTCGCCAGCCTGAGCCGCAGGGGCCTGCTGGTCAGTTTCGGAAACGCCTCCGGGCCCGTCCCGCCGATCGAGCCGCTCCGGCTCTCTCGCGGGGGGTCGCTGTTCCTGACCCGCCCGACCCTGTTCGACTATGTGGCCACGACGGAGGAACTGGACGAAAGCGCCGGCGCCCTGTTCGCGATGATACAGTCGGGTGCCATAACGGTCGAGATCGGCCAGACCTTCCGGTTGGATCAGGTCCGGGAAGCGCACGAGGCGCTCGCCGGGCGACAGACGACGGGCTCTACCCTGCTGATCCCGTGAATGTCTCCTCCCCGTGCGCACCGCGAACAGGGAGGAAAGCCGATCAGGTGTTCATCGACTGGAAGAAGTCGGCGTTGTTCTTGGACTGACGTAGCTTGTCGAGCAGGAATTCGATCGCGTCCTGCGGTCCCATGGGGTTCAGGATGCGGCGCAGCACATAGGTCTTGGTCAACTGGTCCTTCGGCGTGATCAGCTCCTCCTTTCGGGTGCCGGACTTCAGCACGTCGATGGCGGGGAAGATGCGCTTGTCGGCCACCTTGCGGTCCAGCACGATTTCCGAGTTCCCCGTGCCCTTGAACTCTTCGAAGATGACCTCGTCCATCCGGCTGCCGGTATCGATCAGGGCGGTGGCGATGATGGTCAGGCTGCCGCCCTCTTCCACATTTCGCGCCGCACCGAAGAACCGCTTGGGCCGCTGCAGGGCATTGGCATCCACGCCGCCAGTCAGGACCTTGCCCGACGAGGGCACCGTGGCGTTATAGGCCCGGCCCAGGCGCGTGACCGAGTCCAGCAGGATGACAACGTCGCGCTTGTGCTCGACCAGGCGCTTGGCCTTCTCGATCACCATCTCGGCCACAGCGACGTGGCGGGTGGCCGGCTCGTCGAAGGTGGAGGCCACGACCTCACCCTTCACCGTCCGCTGCATGTCGGTGACCTCTTCGGGCCGCTCGTCGATCAGCAGGACGATCAGGGCAACCTCCGGATGGTTGGCCTCGATCGACTTGGCGATGTTCTGCAGCATCACCGTCTTGCCGACGCGCGGCGGGGCGACGATCAGGCAGCGCTGGCCCTTGCCCAGCGGGGCGACGATGTCGATGACCCGGCCGGAGCGATCCCGCAGGGTCGGGTCCTGGATTTCCATGATCAGCCGCTCGTTGGGATACAGCGGCGTCAGATTGTCGAAATTGACCTTGGTGCGGACGGTCTCGGGATCCTCGAAATTGATCGTATCGACCTTCAGCAGGGCGAAATAGCGCTCGCCCTCCCGGGGCCCGCGGACCGCGCCATGGACCGTGTCGCCCGACCGGAGACCAAACCGGCGGATCTGGGACGGCGAGACATAGACATCATCCGGTCCCGGAAGATAATTCGCATCGGGCGAGCGCAGGAAGCCGAAGCCGTCGGGCAGCATCTCCAGCGTACCGGAGGCGATGATCTCGACCTCTTCGTCGGCCAGGGTCTTCAGGATCGCGAACAGCAGGTCCTGTTTGCGCAGGTTCGAGGCGTTCTCGATGTCCAGCTGCTCGGCGAAGGCCACCAGTTCGACCGGCGACTTGTCGTTCAGTTCCTGCAGGGTGATCCGGCCGGAGGGGACGACGGACTCGCCCTCGTCGTCGGCATCGTCACCGATGTCGGCCGCCACGTCGGCGTCGTTGGCTCCGTCGGCCTGGGACCTATCGGCCCGGGACGTATCCTCGGGCGTCAAGGCATCCAGCGCCTCGGTTTCGGGGCTGTCGTTGGAGGTGTCGCGGACGTCGGTCATGTCGGAACTCGGGATTCACGCCGTCCCGCCCCGGCGTCGGACGACGTCAGGCGGGGACGATTGGAAGGGTGTGGCCTGACGGCCGAGGGGGAGCGGCGGGTCCGGGGGCGGCATCTGCCAGCGATCGGTCGACGCGAAGAGAAGGGCAGCGCCGCAGAACGACGCCTCGACTCCAGCGGAACCACGAACCAGGGGTCCGGGTCAAGCGTGGCGGATCAGAACGTCCACTCCGTCGTTACCGACAGCACCATGACGATGGCCAGGACGAACGGCACCTCATTGGTCATGCGCCAGAATTTCGAGGTCCGGACCGATGTCCCGGCCAGGATCTTCCTGCGCTCCGCCACCAGATAGACATGCCAGGCCAGCAGCAGCACGACCCCGATCAGCTTGGCGACCATCCAGGGCTCGACCAGAAAGGCCACCCCGCGCATCTGCACATCCAGATGGATCAGCCACAGGCCGAAGATCAGGGCCAGACCCATGGCTGGATGCAGGATGATCTTCAGCATCCGCCCCTGCCACAGCCGCAGCAGCGTCCGCATCTCCGTCTTCAAAGGCTCGGTCTTGTCGGCCTGTTCGGCGTCATAGGCATAGAGCCGCGGCAGAAACAGCAGGCCTGCCATCCAGGCGATGACAGCGAGGATGTGAAGACCGCGAGCCAGATCGTACAGATTCATGGCTGAGCCTCCTAGGCGGCCTTCTTTTGCGCCTGACAGGGGCAGGCCTTCCAGCGCCCCTGGCACCCGGGCCCCGCGGCCGCGACACCGGTTCGGCCCAGGCTGTCTTTCACCGCATCGGCCAGGCCGTCGATGAACAGAGGGCTGACCCCCACGGCCGGCACGCGCAGATAGGGGTGAACCCCGGCCTCATGCGCCAGTTCGCCGTATTCAATATCCAGCTCGACCAGGGTCTCGATGTGTTCGGACACGAAGGCGATGGGGGTAACGATCAGGCCGATACCCTCGGCTCCGGCCGCACGAATGGCATCGGGCGTGGACGGTCCCAGCCATTTCAGCGGCCCGACGCGGCTCTGGTAGCACAGCAGCCAGTCGCTCAGACCGGCTTGGGACGCGACCGCGGCGACGGTCGCCTCGACCTGTTCCTGATAGGGATCTCCGTCCTTGTGGACGAGCTTTTCCGGGATGCCGTGCGCCGAAAAAAGGACCCGCACCGCCCGGCCCGGATGCTCCCGCGCAGCCTCCGCCAGCTTGAGACGAACGCCCTCGGCCTGCGCCGCGACCCAGCCTTCAGCCCGGGGATAGCAGCAGATCGTCCGGGTCGTGCCCGTGCCGCCATAGGCGGCGTTCCAGGCCTTCAGCGACGAGCGCGTCGTGGTGGTCGAGAACTGCGGATAGAGCGGCAACAAAACGACCTCGTCCGGCCCCCAGGCGGCCACGTCGACCGCGGCTTCCTCGGTCAAGGGATGCCAGTACCGCATGGCCATGAAGCTCCTGACCTCGTCGCCCGGCAGTCGGGCCGCCAGCGCGGCTTCCAGCGCCTCCATCTGGGCCCGGGTCTCGCCCTTCAGCGGCGATCCGCCATTGGAATCCATCATTGAATAGTTGGCCTGGGCGCTGGCCTCACGACGCGAGGAGATCAGCTTCGCCAGGGGCGTGCGGAACAACCCGGGTAGCCCGATAATGGCCGGGTCGTTGAACAGGTTAAACAGGAACGGCTTGACGGTCGCCGCATCGTCCGGCCCCCCCAGGTTGAAGAGCACGACGGCGATACGACGACCCGACCGCTGGCTCCCCGGGCTTGCGTTCACTGCGCGCCGATCCGTTTCAGAACCTGCTCGACATGAGCGATCGGCACGTCCGGCAGGATGCCGTGGCCCAGGTTGAAGATCCATGGGCCGGAACCCCAGGCCTCCACAAGCTGATCCACCCTGCGGTCCAGCGCCGCACCGCCGACACGCAGCAGCAGCGGATCGAGCGCGCCCTGGATCGGCTTGATCTTCTGGACCTCGCGGCCGCGCTCCAGAGAACACGCCGTATCCACCGCCACACCCTGCACATCGACCTCGCGGGCATAGCGATCGGCATGAAGCGCTGAGCCGCGCGGGAACCCGATCAGCGGCACGGTAACGCCCAGCTCCCGCACCCGCCGGACCAGGGCCTGATGGGGCTTCAGCACCAGCCGCTCGAACAGGTCGTCCGGCAGGCCTTCTGCCCAGCTCTCGAAGATCTTCAGCGCGTCAGCCCCGGCGTCGGCCTGCATCTTCAGATAGCGGGCGGTGGCCTCGACCAGCACGGCCAGGACCTCGTCGACCTTCTCGGGTTCCGCATAGGCATAGGAGCGGGCCGTGGCGCGTTCGCCCTTGCCGATCGTGTTGTGATGGCCGTCCAGCATATAGGTGGCTACGGTCCAGGGCGCGCCGGCGAAGCCGATCAGGGCGCGTTCCGGCTCCAGCTGGCTGCGCACCAGGCTCAGGGTCTGGCCGACCTGGTGCAGATGCTGGCCTGCGCCTTCCGTGAGTTCCTGCATCCGGCTGACGCTCGGCAGCAGACCGAGGCGCGGCCCCTCGCCGGTCTCGAACCAGACGTCCTGGCCAAGCGCCTGCGGGATCAGCAGGATGTCGGCGAAGACGATGGCCGCATCAAAGCCAAAGCGGCGCATGGGTTGCAGGGTCGCCTCGGCCGCCATCTCCGGGTTCAGGCAGAAGGCGATAAAGTCCGGAGCCTGGGCCCGCAGCGCCCGGTATTCAGGCAGATAGCGCCCGGCCTGGCGCATGAACCAGACGGGTGGACGCTCCAGGGTCTCGCCCTGCAGGACGCGGATCAGTGACGGCGTGGTGCTCATGACCTTGGCTTTACGGGGGGAGGGCGCTGGCCTCAAGCCCACGTCCTCCTCCTTGTTCCATTGAGAATCATAAAAGGATTGGAGGAAAGCAGCAGAGGGCGGGACGGCGGGGACAAACCGCGACGATTCCGGGCTTCGGTATCGCTTTTCCACGCCCGGCGGGCGGCTTCAGTCGTTCGCGACGAAGGCCGGTGGAAAGCGGGGATAATCCTTAACCAAACCTTAACGGTCGGGGGCTCCGGCGGGTTGTTCAGCCTTGACTGGCGTGGGGGTCATTTACCTTCTGTTAAGGATGTCCCCAACCTACCGACCGGGGCTACGGCCGCATGGGATGATGTCCGGCAAGGATACCGGTGTGTCCGACATTCTCCCGGCTCGCCCGGCGCACAGTGGCGCCCTATAGAAAACCGTGCCCCGGCGTCGCCGCGCGGCGCCCAGACCGATCCACAGGAATCACGACCATTCGCGCAATCTCGATCTTGGTTATCCAGCCGTGGGGTCCGCGGTGAGCCCGGCCAGGCCTGCGGGCGCCTCGCGGCTGGCGACCTATTTCCACGTCCATCTGGTCTCGGATTCGACCGGTGAGACGCTGAACGCCATGGCCAAGGCGGTCACGGCCCGCTTCGACGGCGTCATCCCGATCGAGCACATCTACGCCCTGGTTCGGTCAGACCGCCAGATGGAGCGTGTGCTGGAGGAAATCGCGACGGCACCGGGTGTCGTTCTTCACACCATCGTCGATCGTGCCCTGAGGGCCCAGCTGGAAGAGGGCTGCCGCGCGCTGGACATTCCCAACATCGGCGCTCTGGACCCGCTGGTCGGAGCCCTGTCCCGGTACCTGGGCGCCGCCCTGTCGACCCGCGTTGGTGCCCAGCACACCCTGGATCACGACTACTTCAACCGGATGGGGGCGCTAGACTACGCCATGTCGCACGACGACGGCCAGGGCACGGCCGAGCAGCTGGAGGGGGCCGATGTCGTCCTGGTCGGGGTCAGCCGCACATCCAAGACGCCGACCTGCATCTATCTGGCGCATCGAGGTGTCCGGGCGGCCAATGTGCCTCTGGTGCCCGGTCAGGAGGATGGCGAACGCCTGGTCGGACTGAAAAACCCGCTGATCGTGGGCCTGACCGTGTCGCCTGACCGGCTGATCCAGATTCGCAGGAACCGGCTGGACGGCCTGAACGCCAACCACACCTCCTCCTATGTCGAGCCCGACGCCGTGCGGGAGGAGACCATCAAGGCCCGCCGCGCCTTCGAGCGTCGGGGATGGCCGACGATCGATGTGACCCGCCGCTCGGTCGAGGAGACGGCTGCAGCCATTCTCAATCTGCTGAACGAACGGCGGAACAGGACGGCAGGGGTCACCTGGTGACGGGCGAAAGGTTCAGACGGCTGATCCTCGCGTCGCGCAGCGCCGCACGGCGCGCCATGCTGACCGGAGCCGGCGTTTCCTTCTCGATACAGGACGCCGGCGTCGACGAGGATGCCATCAAGATCCGCCTGACCGGCACCGATCCGGCCGACCTGGCGCTGGAGCTCGCGCGTGCCAAGGCCCTGGCGGTATCGCGTAAGGATCCGCACGCCTGGGTTCTGGGTTCGGACCAGACGCTGGATCTGGAAGGCACGATGGTGTCCAAGGCTCCGGACCTCGCGGCGGCGCGTCTGCGCCTGCTGTCGATGCGGGGCCGGACCCACCATCTGAACGCGGCGGCCGCCCTCGCACACGACGGCGTGGTCGTCTGGTCCGGCGTGGATACGGCGCGGATGACCCTGCGGCATTTCTCCGACGGATTTCTCGATCACTATCTGGCTGCCGAAGGCGAGGCCCTGCTGGGCTCGGTCGGCTGCTATCGGCTGGAAGGCATGGGATCGCAGCTGTTCGACCGGGTCGAGGGCGACTATTTCACCGTTCTGGGCATGCCCCTGTGGCCGGTGCTGGACGAACTACGCCGCGTCGGAGTGATCGCGACATGACGGCCAGACTCACGGGCGCGGTGCGGCTCGGCGGGATCGTAGGAAATCCGGTGACCCATTCGCTCAGCCCGGTCATCCACAATGCCTGGCTGGAGGCGGCGGGCCTGGACGGGACCTACGGGGCCTTCTCGCCGCGCGATGCCGCCGGCTTTGAGGCCCTGGTGGCCTTTGGGCGGGCCGGACTGCTGGCGGGTGTGAACGTCACGGCGCCCTTCAAGGAACAGGCCTTCGCCAGCGCCGATACCCGGTCCGAAACGGCCACGTCCAGCGGATCGGCCAATATCCTGGTCTTCCGCGACGGGCAGGTCTTTGCCGACAGCACCGATGGCGAGGGCCTGCTCCGGGCGCTGTCCCAACAGGCGCCCGCGCTGTCCCTGGAGGGATCGCCCGTCGTGATGCTCGGCGCGGGCGGGGCGGCGAGGGCGGCGGTCGCGGCCTTGCGCGATGCGGGGGCCACCGTCCGGATCGTCAATCGCACCCGGGAACGCGCCGAGGCCCTGGCCACGGACCTCGGCGGCCTGATCGAGGTCGGCGATGAGGCGACGGCCTTCGCCGGGGCCGCTCTGGTGGTGAACGCGCTCAGCGTCCGACCCGCGATCGATCCGGAGGACCTCGATCCGGCCACGGTGGTCATGGACATGACCTATCGCCCCGTCCGTACACCGTTCCTGACGGCCGCCAGAAGCGCCGGCCTGACCACCGTCGACGGCCTGGCCATGCTGATCGGCCAGGCCGGGCCATCCTTCCGGGCGATCTTCGGTGTCGAACCGCCCGATCTCGATCCCCGCCCCCTGCTGCTGGCCCATCTGGGAGAGACGGTGTGATCGTTCTGGGCCTGACCGGATCGATCGGCATGGGCAAGTCGACGACGACCGCCCTGTTCGCCGATCATGGAGCCCTGGTCTGGAACGCTGACGATGCCGTCCACGCCCTCTATGCCCCGGCCGGGGCGGCGGTCGGGCCGGTCGGTGAGGCCTTTCCCGGTGTCGTGGTGGACGGTGCAGTGGATCGGGCGCGACTGGCCGAGCGCCTGGGCCGCGACGCTGCGGCTTTCCGGCGGCTGGAGACGATCGTCCATCCGCTGGTTGTGGCCGGGCGGCTGGCCGATCTTGAGGCCGCGCGGGCGGCGGGGGTCGCGCTGGCCGTCCTGGATATTCCCCTGCTGTTCGAGACCGGTGGCGAGCGCGCCGTCGATGCCGTGGTGGTCGTGTCCGCGTCCGAGGCGGTGCAGCGCGCCCGCGTCCTGGCCCGGCCCGGCATGACGGTTGAGCGGTTCGAGGCCATCCTGGCGCGGCAGGTCCCCGATTCTGAAAAACGCCGCCGCGCCGACTTCGTCATCGATACGGGCGGGAGCCTTGAGGCGACCCGCGCCCGCGTGGCTGAAATCGTGGGGATGGTTCTGTCGCCGGGCTGGAAGCGGCCAGTGCGGAGCCTTTCACAACCCGACGAACCGCCCCATTAAGCGGGGATGGCCCGCGAAATCGTTCTCGATACCGAAACCACCGGCTTCGACCCGAAAACGGGTGACCGGCTGATCGAGGTCGGCTGTATCGAGATCATGGATCTCTTGCCCACCGGGCGGACATTCCACCGTTTCGTCAATCCGGAACGGCTGATCCCGGCCGATGCCATCCGGGTCCATGGCATCACCGACGACAAGGTCCGGGACGCGCCCCGGTTCGCCGAGATCGTCGTCGATCTGATGGGCTTCATCGGCGATGCGCCCGTGATCGCCCACAATGCCCAGTTCGACCGCAATTTCATCGACCACGAATGCGGCCGCTGCGGCCATCCGCTGCTGCACGAGACCCGCTGGATCGATACGCTGCAACTGGCCCAGAAGCGGTTTCCCGGCATGGCCAATTCGCTGGATGCCCTGTGCAAGCGCTACCGGATCAGCCTGGTCGACCGCACCCTGCACGGGGCCCTGATCGATGCCCGCCTGCTGGCCGAGGTCTATCTGGAGCTGAGGGGCGGCAAGGAGCGGGTCCTGGACCTGACCAGCCGTCGCGAGAGCG is part of the Brevundimonas sp. AJA228-03 genome and harbors:
- the hemE gene encoding uroporphyrinogen decarboxylase, which gives rise to MSTTPSLIRVLQGETLERPPVWFMRQAGRYLPEYRALRAQAPDFIAFCLNPEMAAEATLQPMRRFGFDAAIVFADILLIPQALGQDVWFETGEGPRLGLLPSVSRMQELTEGAGQHLHQVGQTLSLVRSQLEPERALIGFAGAPWTVATYMLDGHHNTIGKGERATARSYAYAEPEKVDEVLAVLVEATARYLKMQADAGADALKIFESWAEGLPDDLFERLVLKPHQALVRRVRELGVTVPLIGFPRGSALHADRYAREVDVQGVAVDTACSLERGREVQKIKPIQGALDPLLLRVGGAALDRRVDQLVEAWGSGPWIFNLGHGILPDVPIAHVEQVLKRIGAQ
- a CDS encoding pyruvate, water dikinase regulatory protein, whose amino-acid sequence is MSPARPAGASRLATYFHVHLVSDSTGETLNAMAKAVTARFDGVIPIEHIYALVRSDRQMERVLEEIATAPGVVLHTIVDRALRAQLEEGCRALDIPNIGALDPLVGALSRYLGAALSTRVGAQHTLDHDYFNRMGALDYAMSHDDGQGTAEQLEGADVVLVGVSRTSKTPTCIYLAHRGVRAANVPLVPGQEDGERLVGLKNPLIVGLTVSPDRLIQIRRNRLDGLNANHTSSYVEPDAVREETIKARRAFERRGWPTIDVTRRSVEETAAAILNLLNERRNRTAGVTW
- a CDS encoding Maf family protein → MLTGAGVSFSIQDAGVDEDAIKIRLTGTDPADLALELARAKALAVSRKDPHAWVLGSDQTLDLEGTMVSKAPDLAAARLRLLSMRGRTHHLNAAAALAHDGVVVWSGVDTARMTLRHFSDGFLDHYLAAEGEALLGSVGCYRLEGMGSQLFDRVEGDYFTVLGMPLWPVLDELRRVGVIAT
- a CDS encoding shikimate dehydrogenase; this translates as MTARLTGAVRLGGIVGNPVTHSLSPVIHNAWLEAAGLDGTYGAFSPRDAAGFEALVAFGRAGLLAGVNVTAPFKEQAFASADTRSETATSSGSANILVFRDGQVFADSTDGEGLLRALSQQAPALSLEGSPVVMLGAGGAARAAVAALRDAGATVRIVNRTRERAEALATDLGGLIEVGDEATAFAGAALVVNALSVRPAIDPEDLDPATVVMDMTYRPVRTPFLTAARSAGLTTVDGLAMLIGQAGPSFRAIFGVEPPDLDPRPLLLAHLGETV
- the coaE gene encoding dephospho-CoA kinase (Dephospho-CoA kinase (CoaE) performs the final step in coenzyme A biosynthesis.) — its product is MIVLGLTGSIGMGKSTTTALFADHGALVWNADDAVHALYAPAGAAVGPVGEAFPGVVVDGAVDRARLAERLGRDAAAFRRLETIVHPLVVAGRLADLEAARAAGVALAVLDIPLLFETGGERAVDAVVVVSASEAVQRARVLARPGMTVERFEAILARQVPDSEKRRRADFVIDTGGSLEATRARVAEIVGMVLSPGWKRPVRSLSQPDEPPH
- the dnaQ gene encoding DNA polymerase III subunit epsilon; this encodes MAREIVLDTETTGFDPKTGDRLIEVGCIEIMDLLPTGRTFHRFVNPERLIPADAIRVHGITDDKVRDAPRFAEIVVDLMGFIGDAPVIAHNAQFDRNFIDHECGRCGHPLLHETRWIDTLQLAQKRFPGMANSLDALCKRYRISLVDRTLHGALIDARLLAEVYLELRGGKERVLDLTSRRESVAAAAHAAAGGYGPRPRPLAPRLRAEESAAHAAFLAVTLKDRSLWEGYGVTL